In Oreochromis niloticus isolate F11D_XX linkage group LG18, O_niloticus_UMD_NMBU, whole genome shotgun sequence, one genomic interval encodes:
- the LOC102080068 gene encoding uncharacterized protein LOC102080068 isoform X6 produces the protein MKCEEEESLNDPEVYKQEGNFGLNEDGPELPQIKEEQEEVCTSQDVVQVVVKQESEEIFVWTGKEQFRVLDNIWEREKDLHCTDPDPVTPNLLMMGRPDPSLPQTLYISSVLH, from the exons ATGaagtgtgaggaagaggagagtcTGAATGACCCAGAGGTCTATAAACAGGAGGGGAACTTTGGTCTGAATGAGGATGGTCCAGAACTtccacagattaaagaggaacaggaggaagtCTGCACCAGTCAGGATGTAGTGCAGGTTGTAGTGAAGCAGGAGTCTGAAGAAATCTTCGTCTGGACCGGGAAAGAGCAGTTCAGAGTGCTGGATAACATCTGGGAACGTGAGAAAGACTTACACTGCACAG ACCCAGATCCAGTCACCCCAAATTTGTTGATGATGGGGCGGCCAGATCCTTCGCTACCGCAG ACCTTATATATATCCTCTGTACTGCATTAA
- the LOC102080068 gene encoding uncharacterized protein LOC102080068 isoform X5 yields MKCEEEESLNDPEVYKQEGNFGLNEDGPELPQIKEEQEEVCTSQDVVQVVVKQESEEIFVWTGKEQFRVLDNIWEREKDLHCTGYVLSDLADPDPVTPNLLMMGRPDPSLPQTLYISSVLH; encoded by the exons ATGaagtgtgaggaagaggagagtcTGAATGACCCAGAGGTCTATAAACAGGAGGGGAACTTTGGTCTGAATGAGGATGGTCCAGAACTtccacagattaaagaggaacaggaggaagtCTGCACCAGTCAGGATGTAGTGCAGGTTGTAGTGAAGCAGGAGTCTGAAGAAATCTTCGTCTGGACCGGGAAAGAGCAGTTCAGAGTGCTGGATAACATCTGGGAACGTGAGAAAGACTTACACTGCACAG GCTATGTTTTATCTGATTTGGCAGACCCAGATCCAGTCACCCCAAATTTGTTGATGATGGGGCGGCCAGATCCTTCGCTACCGCAG ACCTTATATATATCCTCTGTACTGCATTAA